The region CCGTTTTCGGCAAAGGAGTACTATCAGCTACTGGCGTTTTTCAATAGCACCGAAATGGAGGCGGATCGCGAGAATCCAAAGACGCCATCGTCAATCAAATTCAATGGCCCCAGTATGCCATTGTCCGATCCCAAAAATGATGCCATTCGGGATGCGTTGAACAGCGAAATTGATGGACTAAAACGACGCAAACAAAACCGCCGAGATGAACTGGTCAATTCCTTTGATGACCAATTCACTTCGATTCAAAAACGAATTTCGAAGGCACCTACAACACATCCGATGCGGGTCGTCGATTTCCATTCCGAAGGGACAACCGACGAATACGAGACCCTGGATGACGGATCTGTTTTGCTTCGCGGTGGGGATCCGCCTGCGAAGGACACGTACACAGTCACGTTGGAAACGGATTGTGAACAAATCAATGCGATTCGGTTGGATGTTCTGACGGACCCGTCGCTTCCGATGGACGGCCCTGGACGCAGCGAACGTCGCAACTTCGTATTGCATGAATTCACTGTGCAGCCAGTGTCGCTAAAGCCATTGTCCGACAAGCAGGTGGCGACACGACCAGTCGCCGTTGCAGATTCTTCTGACGAAGACGGGAACGTTGTTGGCAAAAGTTTGGAATTCAAATCTGCTAAAGCCAGTTTTTCACAAAAGAAATGGGACGTGTTTGGGGCCGTCGACGGAAAGCCCAAAACCGGTTGGGCGATCTCGCCAGAATTTGGAAAGCCGCACTGGGCGACCTTCGTTCTCAAAAAGCCAGTCACATCAGGAGCCGCGTCACGATGGAAAGTCGTCATAACGCAGCAGTTTGGCCGCTCCTTAAATATCGGGCGATTCAAGATTTCCGCGATCGAGGGTGATGTGCAAGCGGAACCCATCCCAAAGGCTGTGATCGTTGCGGCGGCGAAGTCGCTCGATCAACTCAATAAAAAAGATCGAGATGCGATCCTGGATTATGTCATTGCAAGTGACAAACAAATGGATCAGTTGGACAAGCAAATCGATAGCCTTGTGAAGCAGCGGGATGCAAATGCACCTGAGACGACGTTGGTCATGATTGAACTCGATCAACCAAGAATGACAAACGTTTTTAATCGTGGTGATTATCTCAGTCCTGGCGAACCGGTTGTTCCTGGTGTGCCCCAAGTCTTGCACGATTTACCTGCCGGGCCGCCGAACCGTCTGACGCTGGCCAGATGGCTGGTTTCGCCAGAGAACCCATTGGCCGCGCGTGTGGCGGTGAATCGTTGGTGGGAACAGATATTCGGCAGAGGACTCGTCGGCACTCCCGAAGACTTCGGCGTGAAGGGTGATTTGCCCAGCCATCCAAAGCTTCTGGATTGGCTGGCCTTGGAACTGATGGACAACGATTGGTCCATGAAGCACGTGCTGAAGCAAATTGTCCTTTCATCAACTTACCGGCAGTCCTCGGTGATTCGCTATGACTTGGACGAAATCGATCCTGAGAATCGGTTGTTGGCGCGAGGTGCGCGATTTCGTATGGATGCAGAGATGGTTCGAGACAACGCACTCTCGATCGCAGGTCTGCTAGACCGGTCCTTTGAAGGGCCATCGATTCGCCCCTACCAGCCCGATGACATTTGGTCGAAGGTAGGAGGCACCGCATACGATTACGAAGTCAGTCCCGGAAGCGAACAGTATCGCCGTGGGGTTTATGTCGTCATCAAACGAGGCTCGCCATACCCAAGCTTTCTAAATTTTGATGCGACAGCTCGATTAACCTGCACGGTGACACGTGGCCGAACCAATACGCCGCTTCAAGCATTGACGTTGCTAAACGATCAAGTTTACGTCGATGCGGCAAAGTCACTGGCCAGTCGTATCAAATTGGAAGCTGTCTCGAGGGATCCAAACGAACTGATTTCAACGGGATTTCGACTTTGCACGGCACGCGAACCCAACCCCAGCGAGTTGGCGACATTGACGTTCTTGCTCGAAAAACATTCCGATCAGGATGACCCTTTTCTAGGCGTCGCCACAGTCTTGTTGAACCTGCATGAAACCATCACCAAAGATTGAAGGGCATCAAGTCCGGGAGTCTCCCATGAATTCGTCACTCGGCCGCCGAGGATTTTTGAAGACGAGCGGTTTTTCGCTCGGAGGAATCGCTCTCGCTTCGTTGCTCGAAAACGAGGGCTTGGCGACTCAGCCGACATCACTTGCCGGTTTGCCTCATCATCCGCCGCGGGCAAAGCATGTGATCTATTTGCACATGATCGGTGCACCGTCGCACCTGGACCTTTTCGATGCGAAACCGGAATTGGTCAAGCGACACAATGAACCCTGTCCGCCTGAATTGACCAAGGGACGCGACTTTGCGTTCATTGGCAAAACATCGACTTTGGCAGGATCGCCATGGAAGTTTTCAAAGCATGGCGATGCCGGACATTCGATGAGCGAGCTTTGGCCGCATTTAAGTTCTGTTGCTGACGATTTAGCCTTTGTCCATTCGTTGCACACCGATGAGATCAATCATGCCCCCGCCCAAATGTTTTTGCATAGCGGATTTGGACGAGGCGGACGCCCTAGTTTCGGTTCTTGGGTGAGCTACGGACTCGGGTCGGAGAACGAAGACCTACCCGGTTACGTTGTTCTATTAAGTGGCCCCGCCGGCGGAGCGGGAACCAGCATGTGGTCATCCGGCTTTTTGCCAAGTGTCTATCAGGGCATCCAATTTCGTTCCAAAGGTGATCCCGTTCTGTTTCTTTCCAATCCCGATGGACGCAGTCGAGGCGAACGTCGTGATGAACTCAATGCCCTTGCGGAACTCAACCAACAGCAGTTTTTAGCGACCGGTGACCCCGAGATCGAAACTCGGATCAGCCAATATGAAATGGCCTTTCGGATGCAGGCGTCTGTTCCAGAGTTGATGAATCTGGACGGCGAAAGTGCACAGACAATCCAGCGATATGGGGCGACACCTGGAAAAGAATCGTTTGCAAACAATTGCTTGCTCGCCCGTCGTCTTGTCGAACGAGGCGTGAGGTTAGTCGAGTTATATGACAGCGATTGGGATCATCACGGAAACATACAGGAACGGTTGCCGAAGAAGTGCGAGCAAACCGATCAGCCGATCGCAGCATTGCTGACGGACTTGAAAGAACGTGGGATGTTGCAAGACACGCTCGTGATCTGGGGTTCGGAGTTTGGTCGAACCCCACTGAATCAAGGCGGCACCAAAGGCAAGGGAATCAATGGGCGTGATCACCACAAGGATGCCTTCACGTGCTGGCTCGCT is a window of Stieleria sp. JC731 DNA encoding:
- a CDS encoding PSD1 and planctomycete cytochrome C domain-containing protein translates to MFPILKRACFECHGDTEQAGGLRIDNREDFEDSGIVDSQKPDESELIRRIELPAGHDEIMPAIGDPLSKTQRETLRNWISQGGVWPQDFIEPKHWSYQQPIRSTLPAVSDSNWPRTPLDYFILGRLDENGIRPSALTSPEKLVRRLYLDLIGLPPEPSEIDDFLADPSERRLVELVDQLLARPEFGQRWARQWLDLARYADSHGFQRDNLRDIWAYRDWVIQALNDDMPYDQFTVEQIAGDLLPGATESQRIATGFHRCTPTNVEAGSLPEETRIEQVIDRVNTTGAVWLGTTLECCQCHDHKYDPFSAKEYYQLLAFFNSTEMEADRENPKTPSSIKFNGPSMPLSDPKNDAIRDALNSEIDGLKRRKQNRRDELVNSFDDQFTSIQKRISKAPTTHPMRVVDFHSEGTTDEYETLDDGSVLLRGGDPPAKDTYTVTLETDCEQINAIRLDVLTDPSLPMDGPGRSERRNFVLHEFTVQPVSLKPLSDKQVATRPVAVADSSDEDGNVVGKSLEFKSAKASFSQKKWDVFGAVDGKPKTGWAISPEFGKPHWATFVLKKPVTSGAASRWKVVITQQFGRSLNIGRFKISAIEGDVQAEPIPKAVIVAAAKSLDQLNKKDRDAILDYVIASDKQMDQLDKQIDSLVKQRDANAPETTLVMIELDQPRMTNVFNRGDYLSPGEPVVPGVPQVLHDLPAGPPNRLTLARWLVSPENPLAARVAVNRWWEQIFGRGLVGTPEDFGVKGDLPSHPKLLDWLALELMDNDWSMKHVLKQIVLSSTYRQSSVIRYDLDEIDPENRLLARGARFRMDAEMVRDNALSIAGLLDRSFEGPSIRPYQPDDIWSKVGGTAYDYEVSPGSEQYRRGVYVVIKRGSPYPSFLNFDATARLTCTVTRGRTNTPLQALTLLNDQVYVDAAKSLASRIKLEAVSRDPNELISTGFRLCTAREPNPSELATLTFLLEKHSDQDDPFLGVATVLLNLHETITKD
- a CDS encoding DUF1501 domain-containing protein yields the protein MKPSPKIEGHQVRESPMNSSLGRRGFLKTSGFSLGGIALASLLENEGLATQPTSLAGLPHHPPRAKHVIYLHMIGAPSHLDLFDAKPELVKRHNEPCPPELTKGRDFAFIGKTSTLAGSPWKFSKHGDAGHSMSELWPHLSSVADDLAFVHSLHTDEINHAPAQMFLHSGFGRGGRPSFGSWVSYGLGSENEDLPGYVVLLSGPAGGAGTSMWSSGFLPSVYQGIQFRSKGDPVLFLSNPDGRSRGERRDELNALAELNQQQFLATGDPEIETRISQYEMAFRMQASVPELMNLDGESAQTIQRYGATPGKESFANNCLLARRLVERGVRLVELYDSDWDHHGNIQERLPKKCEQTDQPIAALLTDLKERGMLQDTLVIWGSEFGRTPLNQGGTKGKGINGRDHHKDAFTCWLAGGGIKGGASVGKTDDFGMDVIEDPVHVHDLNATVMHLLGVDHERLTFRYQGREFRLTDVHGHVVRELIV